Part of the Triticum aestivum cultivar Chinese Spring chromosome 4D, IWGSC CS RefSeq v2.1, whole genome shotgun sequence genome is shown below.
ACGGTCCAAAAATTTCTCTCCGGCCaccttctctctcctcccaccgACTCCTTCGGCAATGCCgccgcggcgcgcgcgcgcgcggccgccggCGCTGCTAGATCCTTGCACGATCCACGCCGCAGCCGGGAGCCCTTGAACCTGCGCAGCGAGACGACCAATGCACGAGCGCGCCCGGCCAGGGCGCGGGAGACGACCGTGCGCGTGCCGCGTGTCACCGATGCCGCCCCCCGGCGAAGACCCCGACGCGGCGCCCTCGTGCAGCAGCTCCGACACTAGCGAGCCGCAGGACCAGCAGCGCTCGGAGCGGGCGCTCTCCAACGGAGATCTCTACCTGGGCCAGTGGCGCGGGGGCGTGCCACACGGCGACGGCAAGTACCTGTGGGCGGATGGCTGCATGTACGAGGGCGAgtggcgccgcggcaaggccaccGGACGCGGGAGGTTCTCTTGGCCGTCGGGAGCCACCTACGAGGGCGAGTTCTTGGACGGGTTCATGCACGGCGCGGGAACCTACGTGGGCGCCGCGGGGGACAGCTACCGCGGCGCGTGGGCCAAGAACCTCGAGCACGGCGCCGGCGAGAAGCGATACGCCAACGGCGACTGCTACGACGGCGAGTGGCGGGCGGGGCTTCCGGACGGGTGTGGCCGCTACACCTGGCGCGATGGCACCGAGTACGCCGGCGGCTGGCGTGCGGGGCTCATCCACGGCCGCGGCGCCCTGGTCTGGGCGAACGGCAACCGCTACGATGGCGGCTGGGAGGGCGGCCGCCCGCGCGGACAGGGCACGTTCCGGTGGTCGGACGGCAGCCTGTACGTCGGGTTCTGGGGCCGGGAGGCCCCCGGCGGCGCCCTGCACCAGAAGGGCGTGTACTACCCATCCCCGGGGGCGGCAGGCGAGACGAGGACGCGCGACCCGAGGGAGGTGTTCACGAGGGAGCTGCCGGAGTGTGTGCGCTCTGGTACGGAAAGCCAGTCGGCGCTACCGTCACTGAGGTCTCTAAAATGGCTGGCGCGGTCGGTCAGGGGGCGCGTGAGCTCGTCGTCGGGCCGGAGCAATCTTTCGGGTGGGAGTAATTGGGGTTCCGATGGAGACGTCAAGTGCGAGCTTGCTGACGACTGGAAGCGTCGTAACAGTACGAGGGAGGGTAGGGGGCTCCTGCCGCTCCCTTCGCCGGCGCCAGCGCCACAAGTAGCCAAGGGTGCACCGCTGCGGGTGTCGAAGCGGCAGGGGGAGACCATTGCCAAGGGGCACAAGAACTACGAGCTCATGCTCAACCTGCAGTTGGGCATCAGGTGCATTTCTTTCCCCTGATTAGTACACCTTGAATTCTTGATCTTCCTGTCAATTTCAGAAACTGGTGGAGGTggtttttttttgagagagagattTGAAATTTCAATTAGACATGATTGTCAGAGGATCTGCATTGAGATTGCTCGTTTAACTATTTATCATGTTGTTGCTAAACATGAACACCAACAATGTTCCATTCTATTGGAGAGAACTGAAGCACATACATGCACATTATAATGTTCTTAGCAAGTAATGTAAGCCTATTTTTTTCTTTGGCATACATACattggagacggagtatattagtaccaatcttcaagaacaagtgggatgttcagagttgtactaattaccgtggaattaagctgatgagccatacaatgaagctatgggagagagtcattgagcaccgcttaagaaaaatgacaagcgtgaccaaaaatcagtttggtttcatgcctgggaggtcgaccatggaagccattttcttggtacaacaacttatggagagatatagggagcaaaagaaggacttgcatatggtgttcattgacttggagaaggcctatgataagataccgcggaatgtcatgtggtgggccttggagaaacacaaagtcccagcaaagtacattaccctcatcaaggacatgtacgataatgttgtgacaagtgttcgaacaagttgatgtcgacactgatgacttcccgattaagataggactgcatcaggggtcagctttgagcccttatctttttgcattggtgatggatgaggtcacaagggatatacaaggagatatcccatggtgtatgctctttgcggatgatgtggtgctagttgacgatagtcggacggggataaataggaagttagagttatggagacaaaccttggaatcgaaagggtttaggcttagtaggactaaaaccgagtacatgatgtgcggtttcagtactactaggtgtgaggaggaggaggttagccttgatggccaggtggtacctcagaaggacacctttcggtatttggggtcaatgctgcaggaggatgggggtattgatgaagatgtgaaccatcgaatcaaagccggatggatgaagtggcgccaagcttctggcattctctgtgacaagagagtgccacaaaagctaaaaggcaagttctacaggacggcggttcgacccgcaatgttgtatggcgctgagtgtttgccgactaaaaggcgacatgttcaacagttaggtgtggcggagatgcgtatgttgagatggatgtgtggccacacgaggaaggatcgagtccggaatgatgatatacgagatagagttggggtagcaccaattgaagagaagtttgtccaacatcgtctgagatggtttgggcatattcagcgcaggcctccagaagctccagtgcatagcggacggctaaagcgtgcggagaatgtcaagagagggcggggtagaccgaatttgacatgggaggagtccgttaagagagacctgaaggattggagtatcaccaaagagctagctatggacaggggtgcgtggaagcttgctatccatgtgccagagccatgagttggttgcgagatcttatgggtttcacctctagcctaccccaacttgtttggaactaaaggctttgttgttgttgttgtttgttgttgttgataCATacattggaagcacaacatatcgAACAGATATCAATAACAAAAATtcataaacaaaattacatttcaTAAACCCAAGAAGGCTTGCACTTTTTGAAGATATAAAACTTAATTTTGTTTAGTTCTTCAACGAAACAAGATGCTTATAAGGATTACCAATGAACTATTACAAACTTGGTGTCCACAAAAAAATGGACCATGCACATTTGAAAATGTCTCCTTTTAACTGGCGAGTATTGAATAGATCAGAAAATGGTACTTGTTGTTACCCCAGGGGCTGTTAGGTCACACGCAGTAGCATGTATATTTTCGTACATTACCCAATTTACTTTTAGAAATCaggatttattttttattttcaagTCTTGTATATGTAAGTTTTGtggtaggggggggggggttctactACAAAACTTACATATACATGATAAATTCGAAGTTCTTTTTCTGGAGAGAGAATTTATTTTCATACGATTGATGAATGTCTTTGTGAACTTATACGTTACAATTTCTTAATATCTGAATATGCTATCTTGGGCATAGGCATGCAGTAGGAAGGCAAGGTCAGGTTATACTAGATCTGAAATCATCAGCATTTGACCCAAAGGAAAAAGTATGGACAAAATTCCCCCCAGAAGGCTCGAAATATACCCCTCCACACAATTCTAGTGATTTCAAATGGAAAGATTACTGCCCAAAGGTGTTCCGGTTGGTCATCACTCCCAAGATAAAGATTTTCCTATCTTATGACCATATTATGGTATTGTACTCATCAACATATGCACACATATTTGTTCTGAACTAATTCACAGGACATTGCGCAAGCTGTTCAAGGTCGATCCAGCTGACTATATGCTATCTCTGTGTGGAGATGATGCTCTACGTGAGCTCTCATCCCCTGGTAAGAGTGGAAGCTTCTTTTACTTGACAAACGACGATCGATACATGATAAAGACAATGAAGAAATCTGAAGTAAAGGTTTGTCCTCCTTTTCTGTCTTCGCCTGAATGTTAAATTTTGTTCTGAACTTATGGATTATTTGCTACCTTACAGATGCTTCTGAAGATGCTTCATGCTTATTACAATCATGTCCGTGCATTTGAGAATACCCTAGTGGCAAAGTTTTTTGGTCTACACTGTGTGAAGTTGGCTGGAGCAAACCAGAAGAAGGTTAGAAAGTATATACTTGTTTCTTTTTTGCGCAAACACACACAAAATGTGCACCATTTGTATTAGAAGAAAGAGTGAAATGCCAAAATAGCACGTATATAAGGGTTTTCATTCTGTCCTCACGCTGTAATTACTCCAATTTATGAATCTGCTGTTGTCAAGTACTAGTATAATATCAATCCTGACGGTCTGCTTGATGCTGTACTACCACCCAGGTTCGTTTTGTCATAATGGGGAACCTGTTCTGCTCCGATCACACTATTCATAGGCGGTTTGATCTGAAAGGATCATCTCTTGGCCGGACAACTGACAAGCCACAGGCAGAGATTGATGAGTATACAACTCTGAAAGATCTTGATCTTAATTTTATCTTTCGGTTGCAAAAACAATGGTTTGAAGAGTTCCGAAGGTGCGAACATCTTATGTCTAATTTTCGTATTGTGTTTTGTGAATGACCTAGGCACCAAATGCTAACCAATGATATCTGAACCCTATGTACTAATCTAGTTCTTACATACTTTGAAGCAGGCAAGTGGACAAAGACTGTGAGTTTCTGGAGCAGGAGAAGATTATGGATTACAGTCTCTTGGTGGGCGTACATTTTAGAGGTAAGAGAGAGATACTTAAGGCACTTTGTAAAAATACAAAATGCTGACTTGATTTTTACTTTGGTTAAAGGTGCCATTGACATCGATGGTGACAAACCTGCCACACCCCGCGTTTCAAGATGGGACAGGAATCACTTTCTTTCTGATCCAAACAGGTAAATAAGACACTAAATTATGTTCTCTTGCCTAATACTACAGTCCTAGTTATAATTAATTTGCCTCTTTCTAAATCATGTAGCTGGTAAGTACGTAGTTCTTGAGCCAGCTCATCATTGAGATGATTCATGTTTCAGCTTCATTGCAGTACAAATTTTGACATGGAAAGGTTTTAGGTACCCATCTATTTTAAACGACAAAATTGACATTAATTTCTATAGCCAGGATGTTCATTCTTCTGACTAGAAAGTATTTTAGGTTCATTTAGTAATATTTCCTATTGtgtcatttcttggtaatgatatTTCTAAGGTTAATGCGTATACGACATATAGTTTCTGGTGGTGTAAATTCTCCAGTGTGTCAATCCAGTCATATGGTCCCCATTGTTACCTAGTATTAAACATTTTCTGTTTAGAACCTTCCTATCTTGTACATGTTTTCATATTCACCAGATTTACCGTGGATTCACATGCTTAGTTCACACTTTTGAGTACTAATGGTACTAAACATTTTGTCAAATCTAATGAAAGATCAGTTTAGGCTATCACCTTATGGTAGGAGCTAGGGCCCTACTGGGTCTTGGCCGGAgattgtaggggaaggagggaggtGGGCGAGGACGTGACCGCGGCGGCCGGCGTGCTGGCGCCATCTCGCgcgggaggagaggcggcggcgatgggagaGGAGGCGGCTAGGTTAGGGTTCCGGCTCTCCTCAAGGAGCCGGGCAATAGATTAtgtcttattgcttaattccaaacGGGTGTCTTACAACGGTTTATATAATCTCGATGCTAATAAAAATAAGATAACTTGGGCTAAGCATCTAAGTAGACGCGCCCATTgggcctcctctggctataagtgacaccggtcataacatctctctccgcctgcgcaaacagctcgtcctcgagctagAAGTCTGGATAGTGGTGGCGGAACTCATCATGCTGCTCCCAAGTGGTGTCCTCCTCCGAAAGGCCTTCCCACTGGATCAACAAGTACCACACCCCGCGACGCAGCTGGACCTGCAATGCAACACCTTCGCTGGTCCGGGAAGGAGGTGGCCGTCGGAGGTCGGAGGAAGCGCCGGCGTGGCCGGTGGCGGCTCCCCACGGAAGGGCTTCAGCAGCCCcacatggaagacgtcgtggatgcgAGCACCGGCCGGAAGCTGAAGGCGGTAGGCCACCTTGCCGATGCGCTCCAGCACGGAAAATGGCCCGGCGTAGCGAGGACCCAGCTTGCGCTTTGCACGCGGGTCAAGGGACTGCGTAGAGCGGTGAAGAAGGCGTAGCCACACCCAGTTGTccaccgcgaactccgcctcgcgGTGGTGGccgtcgtagtagtgcttggccagCTGCTGGGCCTGAATGAGGCGTTGCCGCACCTCCGCAAGCATCTCGTCCCGGCTGTGAAGAAGGTCGCCCGCCGCCTCCGTCCTAGCTGTCTCCGGGTCAACCGGCAGGATGGGCGGGGGCGGTTGGCCATAGACCACCTCGAACGGCGTGGCGCGCAGCGCGGAGTGAtaagaggtgttgtagcagtactccgcccatgCGAGCCAATCCACCCAAGCACGAGGACGATCACCTGTaacacaacgcaaatacatggcaatcaccttgttgACCACCTCGGATTGGCCGTCCGTCTGAGGATGGAAGGCCATGCTTAGGCGGAGCTTCACGCCCGCCATCCAGAAGAGATCGCGCTAGACATGCCCCGTGAACACCGGGTCCTGGTCGCTGACGATCGAAGAGGGAAACCCGTGTAGGCGGACGATGCCGTCAAAGAAGGCACATGCCATGGAGGTGGCGGTGTAGGGATGGCCGAGCGCGATGAAGTGGGcgtacttggagaagcggtcgaccaccgtgaggatgacggacttgccgcccaccttggggaggccctcgatgaagtccataGAGATATCCGCCCAGACCTGAGAGGGCACCTCCAAGGGCTGTAGCAGACCAGCCGGGCGCAGCGTCTCCGTCTTGTTACGCTGGCACGTAAGACAAGACCTCACCCAGTCGCGGACCAGGGCCCGATTGCCGGGGAGGTAGAAATCGGCGTGGAGACGGTGGAGGGTCTTCTGCACACCCTCGTGGCCGGCCGAGTGTGCCAGCAGCAGAACCTGGTGACGGAGGTCGCCGTGATCCGGCACGAAGAGGCGGCGCCCATGCAGGAAGAAGCCATCCGCCAAACGCCACGGCTCCTCCAAGTCGCCGACATCGAGAAAGCTGCCAAAGGAGCTGAGCGTCCGGCGCGTCCGCGGTGGCCCGGCGAATGTCGTCGATGAGGGCAAAGGAGGGCCCCGAGCGGATGCAGAGGGCCTCCCCGTCGGCGTCGCCGGCGTCCGCGTCATGGTCGGCGTCGCGGCGGGACAGGGCATCGGCCACGGTGTTCAGACGGCCCGGACGATACTCGACGGTGAAGTTGAAGC
Proteins encoded:
- the LOC123097390 gene encoding phosphatidylinositol 4-phosphate 5-kinase 6 gives rise to the protein MHERARPGRGRRPCACRVSPMPPPGEDPDAAPSCSSSDTSEPQDQQRSERALSNGDLYLGQWRGGVPHGDGKYLWADGCMYEGEWRRGKATGRGRFSWPSGATYEGEFLDGFMHGAGTYVGAAGDSYRGAWAKNLEHGAGEKRYANGDCYDGEWRAGLPDGCGRYTWRDGTEYAGGWRAGLIHGRGALVWANGNRYDGGWEGGRPRGQGTFRWSDGSLYVGFWGREAPGGALHQKGVYYPSPGAAGETRTRDPREVFTRELPECVRSGTESQSALPSLRSLKWLARSVRGRVSSSSGRSNLSGGSNWGSDGDVKCELADDWKRRNSTREGRGLLPLPSPAPAPQVAKGAPLRVSKRQGETIAKGHKNYELMLNLQLGIRHAVGRQGQVILDLKSSAFDPKEKVWTKFPPEGSKYTPPHNSSDFKWKDYCPKVFRTLRKLFKVDPADYMLSLCGDDALRELSSPGKSGSFFYLTNDDRYMIKTMKKSEVKMLLKMLHAYYNHVRAFENTLVAKFFGLHCVKLAGANQKKVRFVIMGNLFCSDHTIHRRFDLKGSSLGRTTDKPQAEIDEYTTLKDLDLNFIFRLQKQWFEEFRRQVDKDCEFLEQEKIMDYSLLVGVHFRGAIDIDGDKPATPRVSRWDRNHFLSDPNRWCKIKLGANMLSRAELTVRKNDSDVIGEPTGEYCDVILYFGIIDILQDYDIGKKIEHAYKSFQYDSTSISAVDPRQYSRRFKDFIYKAFQEDRVDS